The Vespula pensylvanica isolate Volc-1 chromosome 3, ASM1446617v1, whole genome shotgun sequence nucleotide sequence ATTtccaagagaaagagttcATTCGGTTCTCCGATTATTGACTGAAATCATGTGATATAGTATTCATGCATAGATCCATGTCACGGATCGTGGATATCCacatagtttatatataatataacgtcaTTTATCGTAGAAATTTGATCATCTTAATATCGTGTCTTACCAAGAGCGCCTGGAAACATTGAAAACACAATTGTACGGTACAGCCGAGCATCTGGATCAGTAGCATTACGTTGAATCGATCTTCGATCGTGTCGGCGAATCTAAACGAATTGACAAACACTgtttatttaactttaaattaaatttaattatttttctttttttttttttaacgtaccTGTTAAGATAATCGTGTTTCTCGACGATATAGATTAGCAAATTCATCAAATCTCGTTTTAGGTTTGAAAGTTGTCCACAAGTGCGAAGAACGAGCATGACAACGAAGGTGTCCACGGCTGTGTAGGATGTAGCTGCATAGAAGGTTGCTAGCAACCGAGCTACAACGGTTTGCTCGTAATTAGGACTAATACGTgtatcgtaaagaaaatacgcacgaaataaaagaattcgaCCGATATAAAGAGCAGCTTTCAGATCCTCCTCCATAAACGACAGTAACAGTGTAAGAGCTTgcatgaaaaatgaatttttctataagGAATCGAAACTTCTACCTTATCCCTAcgtttttttctaacttttgtttcatttttatttttatattattattatttttttttgtttttttactaCTTATTTACATCGTCCATTCAGCCAGAAAACAATAGTTTTCAACAGCGAAATCGTGATGGTCATGTTACCGATATATCGATAGAT carries:
- the LOC122627584 gene encoding odorant receptor 13a-like — translated: MDDKNSFFMQALTLLLSFMEEDLKAALYIGRILLFRAYFLYDTRISPNYEQTVVARLLATFYAATSYTAVDTFVVMLVLRTCGQLSNLKRDLMNLLIYIVEKHDYLNRFADTIEDRFNVMLLIQMLGCTVQLCFQCFQALLSIIGEPNELFLLEISFLILYVFYVLIQLYLYCYVGERLLSESTNILQAVYDCEWYNLKTKEAKSLLMIMHRARSPLCLTAGKFCTFTQELYSSVSVYV